The DNA window CCCTTGTTCACACAGGAGGCGGCGCAGTCACGAATGACGAAAGCGTAACCTGGAACAATGTGATAGTATGTTTACTTTATCCCTTCTAATTGAGGCACGAGGCCGAACATGGTATAATTCGTTTGTTTTATCCTGACCTGTCTGGAAGGAGTAACATAAAACTACTTACATGTGTAGTAAAATAACGACTAAAAAGTTATGGAAAAAAAACGAATTAGgtacattttaagtgtgtaatgtgtgtgtgtgtctcAGACGCAAAAAGAAAAGGAATGTAATAGATAAttctagaaaaataataatagttaaaattaacaatgtaagtataaatttgtatgtaaaagtatatattaaataaaaaatacaaattattgttacttaagttatttaagtaagaaatagttaaataaatatttttggattgGAAACTAAACTATACTTTGGATTTTTGTTGAGTTAGtagatgtattttattactacgactaaaatatgatttttatttaaaactcccACGAAATGAAGCCGTCTGATGCTTGGGAATTGCGAGCTCCTGAGTATTTACTATATACTCCTAATATACTGTACTATATATACTCCTAACTTTGTTCTTGTTGAAAATTCTACGATTTTAGAAGAGCTTTTTGTGTAGATATTCAGGTGGTTCAGtatattatcaaataacaGACATGaacatacaatttttgtcGACCTTTCtttgttaaaaagtttaatgtaGACGCATAAATCAAATCTAAATTATAACTGcaacgtaaattaattaataattctattatttattataatcattcTAATAAGTAGGTCTATGTCTAAATGAAGCAATGGAGAACTCGTACTTGTATTCTAATGACGTAATGACAGAAAGATTtcattttttgattttattaagatattagTGAAAAAATCTGTAATAACTACAAGCAATACGTTATTTGCTCATaactaataatactaatactgGCAGAGTTTTTGGAGTAATTTGACAGACGCATTAGCTATAGTTTTTCACATTCTTCAACTGGAAGGAGCCCAGATgactaaaaaaaaagtattaataaaatcacatttaCCTACGTCTTACAACAAAAATTACCTCTGTGATTGTAAGTTTTCTTCACACAAGCGTTTTGGTCTCCGCGGCAGTATTTCGTTGGTGTGCTCATATCTGGTAACCAGCATGTTGGATCATTAGTGCTGCTACAAGCAAAACAAACCCGGCGATGATCAATCGATTTGTCCATTTCTGAAACATCAACACCTTGAGTAGGCTTGCGAGTCTGTTTAAATCTTCAACGGAGACTCATTAATATTGCTTATTCTGTTAAAGATTTTGTATTAACTcaagttaaaagttttatcatCTCCTGTTAATGACTCCTCAATTTGATTAATGATATAGGATTAGataggtttaaataatttaattattaccctgtgtatttaatacatttggaTATAGCGGTGTCGCGTATGTCATCGGCGGTGGACCAGAAAAAGGGTTGTAATTGTCTATTGGAAATTGTTCTTCGTTCAAGTTTGAAGGCATTCTTCTGCCATCATTttcttcattattaaaattggcaTCCTTGTTTTGACCCAAGAACTTTGTATTTGATATTTCTCTGTCGccttcattttttattactagtgattcaaattcaaaattctttTCCGTGCTGTCAAGTATGGTATCATGATTATCTTGTAAAGCAGAATGGctgtttatttcattattgatGTTATTAATAGGCTCTTCTTCATCAAGTGCACGTCGTAAATGTAACAGAGTATGTGGTAAATATTCCGTATTTAGTTCTGGCGTCGTAATATCGTTTAGACTTTCAACACTTTTTCCTAGTTTTTCAGTAACTGATAAGAGATGTACAGTTTCCGGTGCTGTGGTTTCTATTGTTACATTACTTGCTTTTTTACCGGTCTTTGATTCTTCAGTTTCTACTGAGTTTGCAGTTATTCTGGAATCTTCTCTTAAGTTTTCTGTTGTTGTAAGGATTTCATTAGTGCttgaattttcaattttagttgCTGCCACGTTGTCTTCTGTTTGTGGAGTTTTGTCGGTTATGTGAATTTGTTTTTCCATACTATCGACGCTACCACATTTCAGGAGTCTATGTACTTCTTCTTTGTAATGGCCTTTTAATGACTGAATAGTGTTCCTTTGTCCTTTGCCATAATTGTTACGATCCTCAGGATCTTCGTATGCCGCTGAATAGGAATCTCCTTTAGTTTTGGGTATTTGCCCTGTAATAAATGTGGATAATGAGTGACAGAATATCTAATTAAGTTATGAAATAATCAGAATATGCAcctagaaataatattgtcgtaaataaaaatataatatatttgcttGACATTTTAGTAACTTTCACACAGTCGTGAAGGCAAATTGGAGTTTAACAGTCAAATGACAGCAGACTTAACACAAACCCAAAGTAGAAGGCAttacttttatctttaaaagcTGTGAAGCGATATCGATGTATTGTGGATTGGCATTGTGGAAAGGTATTAAAAGAACACAATAGCCGTTTTGGTTAAGTGAATTTCAATCGGCATCGGTAACGGATGCCTAACTTATTACTGACATTCTTAAATAGTCTTATTGGGgtacacatttattattagagTTTGAATCCCGgggtaagtatttttttgtttagcgtattaaatgttatatctcTATAAATTTCCTTATCTTCCTAAAATAATCCTTAATTCAAAACATGCTCACTTTTCAGCTGCTAGCAATAAATACCACCAATAGAGtaaaaatttttaaacctctaacagttttttatttcatgcgCTTGTTCATTCCAATACTGTTACAATATACGTAAATAATTCACACCTATGGCGATAGCAAGGGCCGAAtacttttatgttataatatatatatatatatatatatatatatatatatatatatatatatatatatatatatatatataagcctaatattacaatataatatgtagctgacattataatttttttatacgaaCCAGTCGTTCCTTTCACTTCTATATCAAATTGTATTCCTGGAAATGTGCTTGTAGGAACTCAAACAAtaatgtcattttaataagaatatctttcataataattttactttgtatATATTCGCTCGTAAATGATGAATAGCCACATTCAACGTTCAACTAATTGGAATCGCGTTCACGTTTCAACTCGAACAAGTTGTCAACGTAACGAAGGTCTGCTTTTGTCAATTTCGCATTTGTATTAcagtaatttttgtaattattgtgCGCTTCATCAGAACATTTAAGATCGTCTTCATTTAAATGGATTTGTTATAAAACGGAGTACGGAAAATGGTACGGGAGTGGAAAATCATGAAATTAAGCCAATTTTAATGACATTTCGatatgaaattgaaaaaattgtaacttccgaattttattttattaataataaatatataaataaataataaaaaaaataataattggaaTTATTATGTACACAAATAATTCcaatgtatacaaattataaacataacaatccAGTGGGTCTATCAGCCTATGAGGCTTGGttactttaatgtttttatttcttcgtGTGATCGTTAAGTTCTCGGGAGACGCCAACCCTCCACGTTAATAATGTCCCTTTTTAGGAAGGGGGAGACTTCGACACTCCCCTTCTACTTAGCCACTCGGTTATCATCATCATCTGCCTGATTGCGTGCCTGATGCCTAGGATGTAGGGCttccacaaaaaaaaaatatcggacGTCGAAGCAGattacgaaattccacccgtatcacgcCGTTTACACGCAGTTCTAGGATGAACTTTGGAAGCATCTACCCACTAAAGTATAGCCGAACTATTTCGACTTAGGGCCCTACAAGAAAGGTGCATACctgttcttaaaaggccggcacttgcgagtcttctggcaactgtccatgggcggcggtatcatgaACCTTAGATGAACGATGAGTAATCTTAACTACAGTCCGCTCATTGTAAATCCGTGCCGATGCCCAAGTCTCCACAATTGAGTTTAATAAATCTTTCGTTAAATTAAGGATCTGATTATCCTTTTGTAAAGTTATTGGAAAACAAACCTACGGCTATTTGTGTACGATTACAATAGCCGACTTTTGCAGTGTCATTAATCATAAGGACTACGAGGAATAATTTGCCCTATCATTTTCTTTATCTGAAaagatttattacaaaaatgaaattgtttggtatatac is part of the Pieris rapae chromosome 21, ilPieRapa1.1, whole genome shotgun sequence genome and encodes:
- the LOC111002167 gene encoding uncharacterized protein LOC111002167, with amino-acid sequence MSSKYIIFLFTTILFLGQIPKTKGDSYSAAYEDPEDRNNYGKGQRNTIQSLKGHYKEEVHRLLKCGSVDSMEKQIHITDKTPQTEDNVAATKIENSSTNEILTTTENLREDSRITANSVETEESKTGKKASNVTIETTAPETVHLLSVTEKLGKSVESLNDITTPELNTEYLPHTLLHLRRALDEEEPINNINNEINSHSALQDNHDTILDSTEKNFEFESLVIKNEGDREISNTKFLGQNKDANFNNEENDGRRMPSNLNEEQFPIDNYNPFSGPPPMTYATPLYPNVLNTQEMDKSIDHRRVCFACSSTNDPTCWLPDMSTPTKYCRGDQNACVKKTYNHRGYAFVIRDCAASCVNKGLTDIGLYYKTCTICHSDLCNGANFTSFSLKTIILLLISIWFKYT